The proteins below come from a single Triplophysa rosa linkage group LG12, Trosa_1v2, whole genome shotgun sequence genomic window:
- the terb1 gene encoding telomere repeats-binding bouquet formation protein 1 produces the protein MISNGKMEAIKTDLRLLLECLKYQMKWPDSQKQALLTILSICKHNGQYVEFFIEIGGISFIYNLSKSSSYSEVKQTALFTLASLAELYESCKQTLCREDTFRDLAQHLEQEMPLTYKRVAVYMLGVLVANNRCGQTFAKTSRCIEVLLNLFRNSFPEQNDSYEQTQFWAAVFSALCGSVNNPQNEENQNACTCVFTLVIKWLQEVTLPRAELAQPICSFIGMTVANNDGAQDYFVSVGGLDSLSNTLTRVLPQSAHSAAACKMATVITKTLSACVSSNELLMPCLSSLRVVPGLLSLLSNPNLDPQGQLAVMVTIGQLTDACVEHQSQLVLSGGLTLMISLLTEATDEEVKKAAMFVLYTCKRITETLCGSMSVKLREECDMERHWQSAADILQRIKQLEKKLEKDNESQHSGQESGSSVVYDEEWLEGSVIREVRDHHQACEVLCPPSAGNPDQPTTNPRTYNQESMQGVRKHGSSAQYLGPSQITLYQHRNCEKEIEEEEMTEPESLFQMTEMSNDRETKTEMYVKKRKIKSETVVKRLKMIAAHTNPHLGGDKPSQSCNTPTRGGRDTKGPDIFKHPDLRKRGQRTQTLSDDEISLCSELLDKEIKRFLKPPFTSKSSSSRCAGCVKLMHEVDSRSFGAVMRGCRHHCDFHQALQEAEDHYRKSQQLERASHTPAHAHINTHREETKSREWDRFLSLTPLRRQCEKRGSNIEEKLVTRKLEKSFDKCTPKSTSGRRRDRKNWSAEELLYLSMGVKRLGHSWNPILWEYPFQKGRTNVDLAKKYQCMQKAKAQGLDLSYAGNL, from the exons ATGATCTCGAATGGAAAAATGGAAG CAATCAAGACAGATTTACGTCTTTTACTGGAGTGTCTGAAGTACCAGATGAAATGGCCAGACTCCCAGAAACAAGCTCTCCTCACCATCCTCTCTATCTGCAAACATAACG GTCAGTATGTGGAGTTCTTCATAGAGATCGGAGGGATTTCATTCATCTATAACCTGTCAAAGTCTAGCTCTTACTCTGAGGTTAAACAGACTGCTCTTTTTACACTTGCATCCTTGGCTGAGTTATATG AAAGCTGTAAGCAGACGCTGTGTCGGGAGGACACTTTTCGTGATTTGGCGCAGCATTTGGAACAGGAAATGCCTTTGACATACAAAAGAGTTGCAGTGTACATGCTGGGTGTCCTGGTTGCTAACAACA gaTGTGGCCAGACTTTTGCTAAGACCTCCAGGTGTATTGAAGTCTTGCTCAATTTGTTCAG GAATAGTTTTCCAGAGCAGAATGACTCTTATGAGCAGACACAGTTTTGGGCCGCTGTATTCAGTGCTCTCTGTGGCTCTGTTAACAACCCTCAGAATG AGGAGAATCAGAATGCCTGCACGTGTGTGTTTACCCTGGTTATAAAATGGCTACAGGAGGTGACATTGCCCCGAGCAGAATTGGCACAGCCTATATGTTCATTTATTGGCATGACTGTGGCAAACAATG ACGGTGCTCAGGATTATTTCGTGTCAGTGGGAGGCCTGGATTCACTCTCTAACACTCTTACCAGAGTTTTGCCTCAGTCTGCGCACAGTGCAGCTGCTTGTAAGATGGCCACCGTAATTACTAAAACACTGTCCGCTTGCGTCTCCAGCAATG AGTTGTTGATGCCTTGTTTATCGAGTTTGAGGGTTGTTCCAGGGCTGTTGTCTCTATTGTCCAATCCAAACCTTGACCCTCAAGGCCAGCTCGCTGTGATGGTGACGATTGGTCAGCTCACTGATGCGTGTG TGGAGCATCAGTCTCAGCTGGTGTTGTCCGGAGGTCTGACTCTGATGATTTCACTACTCACTGAGGCCACTGATGAAGAGGTCAAGAAAGCAGCTATGTTTGTACTTTACACTTGCAAGAGAATCA CTGAGACGTTATGTGGAAGCATGTCTGTTAAGCTAAGAGAGGAATGTGATATGGAGAGACACTGGCAGTCAGCTGCGGACATCCTCCAGAGAATAAAGCAGCTAGAGAAAAAG CTGGAAAAAGACAACGAAAGCCAGCACAGCGGGCAGGAGTCGGGCTCATCTGTGGTATATGATGAAGAATGGTTGGAGGGCTCTGTCATACGCGAGGTCAGAGATCATCATCAAGCATGTGAGGTGTTGTGTCCACCTTCTGCTGGAAATCCGGATCAACCAACAACAAATCCAAGAACGTATAACCAAGAAAGCATG CAGGGTGTCCGAAAGCATGGGAGTTCTGCACAGTATTTGGGTCCTTCCCAAATCACTCTTTATCAACACCGTAACTGTGAAAAAGAAATAGAGGAAGAGGAAATGACAGAACCTGAGAGCTTATTTCAGATGACTGAAATGAGCAATGACCGGGAGACAAAGACAGAGATGTATGTGAAGAAGAGGAAAATAAAGTCTGAAACAGTAGTGAAGAGATTGAAGATGATCGCGGCCCACACTAATCCACACTTGGGAGGCGATAAACCTTCTCAAAGCTGCAACACACCAACAAGGGGCGGCAGAGATACGAAGGG CCCAGATATTTTCAAACATCCTGATCTCAGGAAGAGAGGCCAGCGCACACAGACTCTTTCTGATG ATGAGATCTCTCTGTGCTCCGAGCTGTTGGACAAAGAAATTAAGAGGTTTCTGAAGCCACCATTCACCTCTAAATCCAGCAGCTCACGCTGTGCAG GCTGTGTAAAACTTATGCACGAGGTGGACAGTCGTTCCTTTGGCGCTGTGATGCGTGGCTGCAGGCATCACTGTGACTTTCATCAGGCGCTTCAGGAGGCTGAGGATCATTACAGGAAAAGCCAGCAGTTAGAGAGGGCTAGCCACACTCCAGCACATGCTcacatcaacacacacagagaggagACAAAAAGCAGAGAGTGGGACAGAT TTTTAAGTCTAACGCCCCTGAGAAGGCAGTGTGAAAAAAGGG GTTCAAACATTGAAGAGAAATTAGTTACGAGAAAACTCGAGAAATCATTTGATAAGTGCACCCCAAAAAGT ACTTCAGGCAGACGGAGAGACAGGAAGAATTGGTCTGCTGAAGAGCTGCTCTACCTCAGTATGGGTGTGAAGAGGCTTGGTCACTCCTGGAACCCCATCCTCTGGGAATATCCCTTCCAGAAGGGACGCACCAATGTAGACCTGGCCAAGAAATACCAGTGCATGCAG AAAGCTAAAGCTCAAGGTTTGGATCTGTCTTATGCAGGGAATCTCTAA
- the pdp2 gene encoding pyruvate dehydrogenase [acetyl-transferring]-phosphatase 2, mitochondrial, giving the protein MSGYVCSRVFFNTGIRHLSSYFATSHVSPATLSKTCLFPSHARGISSRSGRSGQEGENALDFHLNRLQIDAVLCANEQSVRIPEFDGRGGPSPVLRFDSNQLAANTPLEDRRSSAGCLQARGMIFGVFDGHGGHACAQAVSERLLYYIAVAMMSESVLEDLEAAMETARPVPPILQWYKHRNDYNYRESAALYVNHLRVYWQELLASEEQGGGMSPVDAFSYAFQRLDTDLSLEAQVPLANDLMRSTAIQAAFAGCTACVAHVGPEGVHVANAGDCRAVLGVHEDDGSWNALPLTQDHNTTNQAELERVWSQHPVSERQTLIVDDRLLGVLMPLRAFGDVRFKWSRELQQSVLENGDSDLEALNLYQYAPPNYLTPPYLDATPEVTYHRLRPQDRFLIVASDGLWDEMSNEEAVRLVAEHLTGVHLQAPVSASQLNLGQMHQLLLRRRARATPSLDRNAATHLIRHALSTNEYGEMDQERLATMLALPSDLARMYRDDITVTVIYFNSNFSKTSHNK; this is encoded by the coding sequence ATGTCTGGCTATGTGTGTTCAAGAGTTTTCTTTAACACTGGTATAAGACATCTGTCCAGTTACTTTGCTACCAGCCATGTTTCACCTGCCACACTGTCTAAAACCTGCCTGTTTCCCTCTCATGCACGGGGCATCTCCTCACGTAGTGGTAGATCAGGACAGGAAGGAGAAAATGCACTGGACTTCCACCTCAACCGGCTACAGATCGATGCGGTCCTGTGTGCTAACGAACAATCTGTGCGCATTCCAGAGTTTGATGGACGGGGTGGTCCCAGCCCTGTGCTGAGGTTTGATAGTAACCAGCTTGCAGCCAATACTCCACTAGAAGACCGACGCAGTAGTGCCGGTTGCCTCCAAGCTCGTGGCATGATCTTTGGTGTGTTTGATGGACATGGCGGTCACGCGTGTGCTCAAGCAGTCAGTGAACGTCTACTGTATTACATTGCTGTGGCGATGATGTCAGAATCTGTCCTGGAGGATCTGGAGGCCGCCATGGAGACGGCACGACCTGTGCCGCCTATTCTGCAGTGGTACAAGCATCGCAATGACTACAACTACAGGGAGTCAGCCGCTCTCTATGTCAATCATTTGCGTGTTTACTGGCAGGAGCTTCTGGCAAGTGAAGAACAAGGTGGTGGCATGAGCCCCGTAGATGCTTTCAGCTACGCATTCCAGCGGCTAGACACGGATCTTTCCCTTGAAGCGCAGGTACCCCTGGCAAATGACCTGATGCGCAGCACAGCCATTCAGGCTGCTTTTGCCGGTTGCACTGCGTGTGTAGCGCACGTAGGACCAGAAGGTGTGCACGTTGCAAATGCGGGAGACTGTCGAGCAGTGTTGGGAGTCCACGAGGATGATGGGAGCTGGAACGCTCTACCACTCACGCAGGACCACAACACTACCAATCAAGCAGAATTGGAGCGGGTATGGAGCCAGCATCCAGTCAGCGAACGGCAAACCTTGATCGTAGACGACAGGCTGCTCGGGGTCCTGATGCCACTACGTGCATTTGGAGATGTGCGCTTTAAGTGGAGTCGAGAGCTGCAGCAAAGTGTGCTGGAGAACGGAGACTCTGATTTAGAAGCACTGAATCTTTATCAATATGCACCACCCAATTACCTCACTCCACCTTACTTAGATGCCACACCAGAGGTAACTTATCATCGCCTGAGACCGCAGGACCGGTTTCTGATCGTGGCCTCTGATGGTCTTTGGGACGAAATGAGCAACGAGGAGGCTGTAAGACTTGTGGCGGAACACCTGACAGGTGTTCACCTGCAGGCGCCGGTCTCAGCCAGCCAGCTTAACTTGGGACAAATGCATCAGCTGTTGCTGCGGCGACGGGCCAGGGCAACCCCCTCGCTGGATCGTAATGCAGCCACACACTTGATTCGGCATGCGCTGAGCACAAATGAGTATGGAGAGATGGACCAGGAGAGGTTGGCAACCATGCTGGCACTGCCTAGTGACCTAGCACGCATGTATCGTGACGACATCACGGTCACAGTGATTTACTTTAACTCAAACTTCAGCAAAACTTctcataataaataa
- the anln2 gene encoding anillin, actin binding protein 2 isoform X1, with translation MENQKRPRDPLDENSSTSSELENVLKKRRLAAGEENLDPTKSPARTRLRLTELEVKPDTPAIASIRSRVQQLSQRRDGDNSGGTGLIQRCVSDPGSEGSARPISSDICRIGDGEFSSRQQRFKPPTPLNSPGRLTPCTRNLSSFVHGIQKQLNATVTPSSKEASRIRQARVEELRLLKVQPVGENMWLKRSLSDSSLTEEELKESEFSSCEVDSKVVEGSLNITPPRTEEIPHFDLNSSAEPSALSTSALIDEMFEDVLQHADKEDEDGEKESEEEKNYNNSSGLETEDEPEPDTVESNPTSQEDSEMCEENEETFDGSSAVDEEQELQPADRGEGEMEQKMDNTSVGAEEDFLTLPPRCILSPLSKSVEAVVTPMKIEITVAEPSIPPVLPEEESHTADVPPLYSIDAYRSQRKIHPPSTQNMTSGVQKQVHEKICPKQPINTKERIKTLNEEAAKLQTIITQTLQALSCCSDEEHGKGSLQEAEAEKLLLVSCEKRAALLAEVSRLREGGSGEPDSHNAPQPCRGTVSISSIQLPLKVEFVCSARTGRPMHYFFVLIRYGACNIVATPLATAADAQNGDTITFPTSITLQDIRSNFEIDIEVYSLSNTQSNTCSLTTQQFRSSTKSRVTPKKILHSITKSSQSGTSATLPGLSVQRSSNFKLVGSHKVTLSSLGQSKFPLDKMKFEGKIRRLLGDEFQEKVPFLSPLEGHIYLRLHSEGHSNVKHQGFLTMFEDVSGFGAWQRLYFCLEAGHLLYWNHPNEMGDTPSDGSFSLFGFCSVRPVKRECCARPDTFELVETNTPEQQDNQTLKKSWFSADTREERTEWMEKLNQTLLDFQTWNRKPVSNDSGASTSSMSGTSRESIL, from the exons ATGGAAAATCAGAAGAGACCGAGAGATCCACTGGATGAAAATTCTTCAACCTCTAGTG AATTGGAAAATGTGTTGAAGAAAAGGCGACTAGCTGCAGGAGAAGAGAACCTAGACCCCACAAAATCCCCCGCCAGGACCCGCTTGAGATTGACAGAGCTGGAAGTAAAACCGGACACCCCAGCCATAGCTTCCATACGCTCCAGGGTCCAACAGCTCAGCCAGAGACGGGATGGTGACAATTCAG GTGGAACTGGTCTCATCCAGCGCTGCGTGTCTGACCCTGGGTCTGAGGGTTCTGCTAGACCTATATCCTCAGATATTTGTCGTATCG GTGATGGCGAGTTTAGTTCCCGCCAGCAGcgcttcaaaccaccaaccccTCTGAACAGTCCCGGTCGCCTCACCCCCTGCACACGCAATCTCTCCAGCTTCGTGCACGGCATCCAAAAGCAGCTAAACGCCACAGTTACACCCAGCAGTAAAGAAGCCTCCCGTATCCGCCAG GCTCGTGTGGAGGAGTTGCGTCTATTAAAGGTTCAGCCTGTGGGAGAGAACATGTGGTTGAAGAGGAGTTTGTCTGACTCTTCTCTTACTGAG GAGGAGCTAAAGGAATCAGAATTCAGCTCCTGTGAGGTTGATAGTAAGGTGGTGGAGGGAAGTCTAAACATCACGCCACCACGTACTGAGGAGATTCCCCACTTTGACCTTAATTCCTCAGCAG AACCTTCTGCTTTGAGCACTTCTGCTCTTATTGACGAAATGTTTGAAGATGTCTTGCAACACGCAGACAAGGAAGATGAAGATGGAGAGAAGGAATCAGAGGAAGAAAAGAATTACAACAATTCATCAGGACTTGAAACGGAAGATGAACCAGAACCAGACACGGTTGAATCAAATCCGACTTCTCAAGAAGATAGTGAGATGTGTGAGGAGAATGAGGAAACTTTTGATGGCAGTTCTGCAGTTGATGAAGAGCAGGAACTCCAGCCTGCTGATAGAGGTGAGGGAGAGATGGAGCAGAAGATGGACAACACCTCCGTGGGTGCCGAAGAAGACTTCCTGACCCTGCCGCCCAGATGTATCCTCTCTCCTCTCAGCAAATCAGTGGAGGCTGTTGTCACACCAATG AAGATTGAAATCACTGTGGCTGAGCCATCAATCCCACCGGTCTTACCTGAAGAAGAGTCCCACACAGCTGATGTTCCACCTCTGTACAG catcGACGCCTACCGCTCGCAGAGGAAGATCCACCCTCCCTCCACTCAGAACATGACCAGTGGAGTTCAGAAGCAGGTTCATGAGAAAATATGCCCAAAACAGCCCATCAACACCAAAGAGAGAATTAAG ACTTTGAATGAGGAGGCAGCCAAGTTACAGACGATCATCACGCAGACACTGCAGGCTCTGAGTTGCTGCAGTGATGAGGAACATGGGAAGGGTTCCCTGCAGGAGGCAGAGGCTGAGAAACTTCTCCTAGTTTCCT GCGAGAAGCGGGCAGCATTACTGGCAGAGGTCAGCAGACTTAGGGAGGGTGGGTCTGGAGAACCGGACTCCCATAATGCACCTCAGCCTTGCAGGGGCACCGTTAGCATCAGCAGCATCCAGCTGCCCCTCAAGGTGGAGTTTGTGTGCTCTGCTCGCACAG GTCGCCCGATGCACtacttctttgttctgattcGTTATGGTGCGTGTAACATCGTGGCAACACCATTGGCTACAGCTGCAGATGCCCAGAATGGAGACACCATCACCTTTCCAACCTCCATTACACT ACAAGACATTCGTTCCAATTTTGAGATTGACATAGAAGTGTACAGTTTG TCTAATACTCAGAGTAATACCTGCAGCCTTACCACTCAGCAGTTCCGCAGCTCAACAAAGTCAAGG GTGACCCCCAAGAAAATACTCCACAGCATCACG AAGTCTAGCCAGAGTGGGACAT CTGCTACTCTGCCAGGTCTGAGCGTCCAGCGTTCTAGTAACTTCAAACTAGTGGGCTCTCACAAAGTCACATTGAGCTCACTGGGACAGAGCAAGTTTCCTCTGGACAAG ATGAAATTTGAAGGGAAAATCAGACGACTCCTTGGCGATGAGTTTCAGGAAAAG GTTCCGTTTCTTTCTCCTTTAGAGGGCCACATCTATCTGAGGCTGCACAGTGAGGGCCACTCCAATGTCAAGCATCAGGGGTTTCTG ACCATGTTTGAGGATGTGAGTGGTTTTGGAGCCtggcagaggttatacttctgTCTGGAGGCAGGACATCTGCTCTACTGGAATCATCCTAATGAGATGGGTGACACG CCATCAGATGGCAGTTTCTCTCTCTTTGGCTTCTGCAGCGTCAGACCTGTGAAGAGAGAATGCTGTGCGCGGCCGGACACGTTTGAATTGGTAGAAACTAACACCCCAGAGCAGCAAGACAACCAGACCTTAAAGAA GTCCTGGTTTTCAGCAGACACACGAGAGGAAAGGACCGAATGGATGGAGAAACTCAATCAAACCTTACTGGACTTTCAAACCTGGAACAGGAAGCCTGTTTCTAACGACAGCGGAGCTAGCACATCCTCCATGAGCGGGACCTCTCGTGAAagcatactgtaa
- the anln2 gene encoding anillin, actin binding protein 2 isoform X2: protein MENQKRPRDPLDENSSTSSELENVLKKRRLAAGEENLDPTKSPARTRLRLTELEVKPDTPAIASIRSRVQQLSQRRDGDNSGGTGLIQRCVSDPGSEGSARPISSDICRIGDGEFSSRQQRFKPPTPLNSPGRLTPCTRNLSSFVHGIQKQLNATVTPSSKEASRIRQARVEELRLLKVQPVGENMWLKRSLSDSSLTEEELKESEFSSCEVDSKVVEGSLNITPPRTEEIPHFDLNSSAEPSALSTSALIDEMFEDVLQHADKEDEDGEKESEEEKNYNNSSGLETEDEPEPDTVESNPTSQEDSEMCEENEETFDGSSAVDEEQELQPADRGEGEMEQKMDNTSVGAEEDFLTLPPRCILSPLSKSVEAVVTPMKIEITVAEPSIPPVLPEEESHTADVPPLYSIDAYRSQRKIHPPSTQNMTSGVQKQVHEKICPKQPINTKERIKTLNEEAAKLQTIITQTLQALSCCSDEEHGKGSLQEAEAEKLLLVSCEKRAALLAEVSRLREGGSGEPDSHNAPQPCRGTVSISSIQLPLKVEFVCSARTGRPMHYFFVLIRYGACNIVATPLATAADAQNGDTITFPTSITLQDIRSNFEIDIEVYSLSNTQSNTCSLTTQQFRSSTKSRVTPKKILHSITKSSQSGTSATLPGLSVQRSSNFKLVGSHKVTLSSLGQSKFPLDKVPFLSPLEGHIYLRLHSEGHSNVKHQGFLTMFEDVSGFGAWQRLYFCLEAGHLLYWNHPNEMGDTPSDGSFSLFGFCSVRPVKRECCARPDTFELVETNTPEQQDNQTLKKSWFSADTREERTEWMEKLNQTLLDFQTWNRKPVSNDSGASTSSMSGTSRESIL, encoded by the exons ATGGAAAATCAGAAGAGACCGAGAGATCCACTGGATGAAAATTCTTCAACCTCTAGTG AATTGGAAAATGTGTTGAAGAAAAGGCGACTAGCTGCAGGAGAAGAGAACCTAGACCCCACAAAATCCCCCGCCAGGACCCGCTTGAGATTGACAGAGCTGGAAGTAAAACCGGACACCCCAGCCATAGCTTCCATACGCTCCAGGGTCCAACAGCTCAGCCAGAGACGGGATGGTGACAATTCAG GTGGAACTGGTCTCATCCAGCGCTGCGTGTCTGACCCTGGGTCTGAGGGTTCTGCTAGACCTATATCCTCAGATATTTGTCGTATCG GTGATGGCGAGTTTAGTTCCCGCCAGCAGcgcttcaaaccaccaaccccTCTGAACAGTCCCGGTCGCCTCACCCCCTGCACACGCAATCTCTCCAGCTTCGTGCACGGCATCCAAAAGCAGCTAAACGCCACAGTTACACCCAGCAGTAAAGAAGCCTCCCGTATCCGCCAG GCTCGTGTGGAGGAGTTGCGTCTATTAAAGGTTCAGCCTGTGGGAGAGAACATGTGGTTGAAGAGGAGTTTGTCTGACTCTTCTCTTACTGAG GAGGAGCTAAAGGAATCAGAATTCAGCTCCTGTGAGGTTGATAGTAAGGTGGTGGAGGGAAGTCTAAACATCACGCCACCACGTACTGAGGAGATTCCCCACTTTGACCTTAATTCCTCAGCAG AACCTTCTGCTTTGAGCACTTCTGCTCTTATTGACGAAATGTTTGAAGATGTCTTGCAACACGCAGACAAGGAAGATGAAGATGGAGAGAAGGAATCAGAGGAAGAAAAGAATTACAACAATTCATCAGGACTTGAAACGGAAGATGAACCAGAACCAGACACGGTTGAATCAAATCCGACTTCTCAAGAAGATAGTGAGATGTGTGAGGAGAATGAGGAAACTTTTGATGGCAGTTCTGCAGTTGATGAAGAGCAGGAACTCCAGCCTGCTGATAGAGGTGAGGGAGAGATGGAGCAGAAGATGGACAACACCTCCGTGGGTGCCGAAGAAGACTTCCTGACCCTGCCGCCCAGATGTATCCTCTCTCCTCTCAGCAAATCAGTGGAGGCTGTTGTCACACCAATG AAGATTGAAATCACTGTGGCTGAGCCATCAATCCCACCGGTCTTACCTGAAGAAGAGTCCCACACAGCTGATGTTCCACCTCTGTACAG catcGACGCCTACCGCTCGCAGAGGAAGATCCACCCTCCCTCCACTCAGAACATGACCAGTGGAGTTCAGAAGCAGGTTCATGAGAAAATATGCCCAAAACAGCCCATCAACACCAAAGAGAGAATTAAG ACTTTGAATGAGGAGGCAGCCAAGTTACAGACGATCATCACGCAGACACTGCAGGCTCTGAGTTGCTGCAGTGATGAGGAACATGGGAAGGGTTCCCTGCAGGAGGCAGAGGCTGAGAAACTTCTCCTAGTTTCCT GCGAGAAGCGGGCAGCATTACTGGCAGAGGTCAGCAGACTTAGGGAGGGTGGGTCTGGAGAACCGGACTCCCATAATGCACCTCAGCCTTGCAGGGGCACCGTTAGCATCAGCAGCATCCAGCTGCCCCTCAAGGTGGAGTTTGTGTGCTCTGCTCGCACAG GTCGCCCGATGCACtacttctttgttctgattcGTTATGGTGCGTGTAACATCGTGGCAACACCATTGGCTACAGCTGCAGATGCCCAGAATGGAGACACCATCACCTTTCCAACCTCCATTACACT ACAAGACATTCGTTCCAATTTTGAGATTGACATAGAAGTGTACAGTTTG TCTAATACTCAGAGTAATACCTGCAGCCTTACCACTCAGCAGTTCCGCAGCTCAACAAAGTCAAGG GTGACCCCCAAGAAAATACTCCACAGCATCACG AAGTCTAGCCAGAGTGGGACAT CTGCTACTCTGCCAGGTCTGAGCGTCCAGCGTTCTAGTAACTTCAAACTAGTGGGCTCTCACAAAGTCACATTGAGCTCACTGGGACAGAGCAAGTTTCCTCTGGACAAG GTTCCGTTTCTTTCTCCTTTAGAGGGCCACATCTATCTGAGGCTGCACAGTGAGGGCCACTCCAATGTCAAGCATCAGGGGTTTCTG ACCATGTTTGAGGATGTGAGTGGTTTTGGAGCCtggcagaggttatacttctgTCTGGAGGCAGGACATCTGCTCTACTGGAATCATCCTAATGAGATGGGTGACACG CCATCAGATGGCAGTTTCTCTCTCTTTGGCTTCTGCAGCGTCAGACCTGTGAAGAGAGAATGCTGTGCGCGGCCGGACACGTTTGAATTGGTAGAAACTAACACCCCAGAGCAGCAAGACAACCAGACCTTAAAGAA GTCCTGGTTTTCAGCAGACACACGAGAGGAAAGGACCGAATGGATGGAGAAACTCAATCAAACCTTACTGGACTTTCAAACCTGGAACAGGAAGCCTGTTTCTAACGACAGCGGAGCTAGCACATCCTCCATGAGCGGGACCTCTCGTGAAagcatactgtaa